In Candidatus Marinimicrobia bacterium CG08_land_8_20_14_0_20_45_22, the following proteins share a genomic window:
- the map gene encoding type I methionyl aminopeptidase: MIIIKNKHEIKQMRKAGKLAAQLLNYIDPFVKEGVSTLYLNDLCEKFTKQHGAKSAPLNYNGFPKSICTSINDVVCHGIPSETDILKSGDIVNIDVTVILEGYHGDTSRTFLIGDVKEDIKNLVMHTERAMYIGIEAVKPGGYLSDIGKSIKEYISKFGYSIVKDFGGHGIGKNFHEDPFVPHHFSPDSRIKLQSGMIFTIEPMINLGKTDAVTVSKLDGWTVRTADGSPSAQFEHTVLVTSVGAEILTKL, encoded by the coding sequence ATGATTATCATAAAAAACAAACATGAAATAAAACAGATGCGAAAAGCCGGGAAGTTAGCCGCGCAACTCCTGAATTATATTGATCCCTTTGTAAAAGAGGGAGTTTCAACACTGTATCTGAATGATCTTTGTGAAAAATTCACCAAACAGCACGGAGCAAAATCGGCGCCTTTGAATTATAACGGTTTTCCCAAAAGTATCTGCACCTCGATCAATGACGTCGTCTGTCACGGCATTCCATCAGAAACAGATATTTTAAAAAGCGGCGATATTGTCAACATCGACGTGACGGTTATTTTAGAAGGCTACCACGGAGATACTTCCAGAACTTTTCTGATAGGAGATGTCAAGGAAGACATTAAAAATCTGGTGATGCATACGGAAAGGGCTATGTACATCGGTATCGAAGCCGTGAAACCGGGTGGATATCTTTCCGATATTGGGAAATCTATTAAGGAATATATCTCCAAGTTTGGCTATTCAATCGTTAAGGATTTTGGCGGACATGGAATCGGGAAAAATTTCCATGAAGATCCTTTTGTACCTCATCATTTTTCGCCGGATAGCAGAATAAAACTTCAATCAGGTATGATTTTCACGATTGAGCCAATGATAAATTTGGGAAAAACCGACGCAGTCACTGTCTCAAAACTGGATGGCTGGACAGTCAGAACCGCCGATGGTTCACCCAGCGCTCAATTTGAACATACTGTTCTGGTAACTTCTGTGGGCGCCGAAATATTGACGAAACTGTAG